In a single window of the Acetivibrio clariflavus DSM 19732 genome:
- a CDS encoding IS3 family transposase (programmed frameshift), with protein MKTRRKFTPEEKAKIVIEVLREEKTLNEIAAEYEIHPNQLSRWKAEFISNAGRVFSKETDEVEKVKQSYEKEKDELLKQIGQLSYEVAWLKKNLADSKSREDRMKMIEREEKKLSIKRQAELLGINRTSLYYKPVPVTDEEYLIKRIIDEVYTVHPEYGYRRMTNILHRDYHIQINRKRTRRYMREMGIHGFCPGPNLSRRLHNKYLYPYLLRDLNIDHPNQVWSIDITYCRLKRGFMYMVAIIDWYSRYIVGFELSNTLDRTFVLEAIKKAIKRYGKPEIMNSDQGKQFASEDYIKLLKSNNIKISMDGKGRALDNQRIERFFRTYKWEMLYHEDCETGQQLRQKTREYIEYYNNKRPHQSLGYKTPSEYYFGINKEIKAVV; from the exons ATGAAAACGAGAAGAAAGTTTACACCAGAAGAAAAAGCAAAAATAGTGATTGAGGTCTTAAGGGAAGAAAAGACGCTGAATGAGATAGCTGCCGAATATGAAATTCATCCTAATCAGCTAAGTCGCTGGAAGGCAGAATTTATAAGCAATGCAGGCAGAGTTTTCAGTAAGGAAACTGATGAAGTAGAGAAGGTCAAACAGTCGTATGAGAAGGAGAAGGACGAACTGCTTAAGCAAATTGGCCAACTTTCATATGAAGTTGCCTGG TTAAAAAAAAATCTGGCCGACTCTAAGTCCCGGGAAGACCGCATGAAGATGATTGAGAGAGAAGAAAAGAAATTAAGCATAAAAAGGCAAGCTGAACTGTTAGGTATTAATCGTACAAGCCTTTACTACAAGCCAGTACCGGTAACAGATGAGGAATATCTAATAAAACGTATTATTGATGAGGTATACACGGTTCATCCGGAATATGGCTATCGCAGGATGACAAATATCCTACACCGGGATTACCACATACAAATCAATAGGAAGCGTACACGGCGATATATGAGGGAAATGGGGATTCACGGTTTCTGTCCCGGGCCTAATCTTAGCAGACGTCTGCATAACAAATATTTGTACCCGTATTTGCTAAGAGACTTAAATATAGATCATCCCAACCAGGTATGGTCTATAGACATAACATATTGCCGTCTTAAACGTGGATTTATGTATATGGTAGCTATAATAGACTGGTATTCCCGGTATATTGTTGGATTTGAGTTATCAAATACTTTAGATAGGACATTTGTATTAGAAGCGATAAAAAAGGCAATCAAACGATATGGTAAACCTGAAATTATGAACAGCGATCAAGGTAAACAGTTTGCCAGTGAGGATTACATAAAATTACTAAAGAGTAATAATATAAAAATTTCAATGGATGGGAAAGGACGAGCCTTGGATAATCAAAGGATAGAGCGTTTTTTTCGAACTTACAAGTGGGAGATGCTTTATCATGAAGATTGTGAAACGGGTCAGCAACTTCGGCAAAAAACGAGGGAATATATTGAATATTATAACAACAAGAGACCACATCAGTCACTAGGCTATAAAACGCCGTCAGAATATTATTTTGGGATTAACAAAGAGATTAAGGCAGTAGTATAA
- a CDS encoding sodium ion-translocating decarboxylase subunit beta: MQELIKGITNFSLGNLIMFVIAGILIYLAIKKEYEPTLLLPIGFGTILANIPFSAAIDQSHGVLTFLYNNTIRNDLFPVLIFIAVGAMIDFGPLLQNPFMLFFGAAAQFGIFATMMVALLLGFDLGEAASIGIIGAADGPTAIFVANKFISPNKSGLIGAITVAAYSYMSLVPIIQPPVIKLLTTKKERLIRMEYHQVNVPKSVKIVFPIVITIIAGLVAPDSVSLVGLLMFGNLIRECGVLERLSQAAQNELANLVTILLGVIIGSTMVAEQFLQWQTLAILGLGLVAFIFDTAGGVLFAKFLNLFLKNKVNPMIGAAGISAFPMSARVIQKMATKEDPTNFIIMQSISANVSGQLGSVVAGGMLLALVPAFL; this comes from the coding sequence GTGCAAGAACTAATCAAAGGTATTACCAATTTTTCATTAGGAAACTTAATAATGTTTGTTATCGCCGGTATACTCATTTATCTTGCTATTAAGAAAGAATATGAACCTACTCTTCTCTTGCCGATAGGATTCGGAACAATACTTGCAAACATTCCCTTTTCTGCTGCAATCGACCAAAGCCACGGTGTCCTGACATTTCTTTATAATAATACCATACGCAATGACTTGTTCCCTGTACTTATCTTTATTGCAGTCGGTGCAATGATTGATTTCGGACCGCTTTTACAAAATCCTTTTATGTTGTTTTTCGGCGCTGCTGCTCAATTCGGAATATTTGCCACAATGATGGTAGCACTTTTGCTTGGCTTTGATTTGGGTGAAGCAGCTTCAATAGGTATAATTGGTGCTGCCGATGGACCTACTGCCATTTTTGTAGCCAACAAGTTTATTAGCCCTAATAAATCGGGACTTATAGGTGCTATTACCGTAGCTGCCTATTCTTATATGTCCCTTGTACCTATTATTCAGCCACCGGTTATCAAGCTTCTTACAACTAAAAAAGAACGCCTTATTAGAATGGAATACCATCAGGTTAACGTTCCAAAATCAGTTAAAATTGTATTTCCGATAGTTATCACTATAATTGCCGGTCTTGTTGCACCGGACAGTGTATCTCTTGTTGGACTGTTAATGTTCGGAAATCTTATTAGAGAATGTGGAGTATTGGAAAGATTGTCACAAGCGGCACAAAATGAATTAGCCAATCTTGTTACAATACTTCTTGGAGTAATAATCGGTTCCACCATGGTAGCCGAACAGTTCTTGCAATGGCAGACTTTAGCAATACTCGGATTAGGTTTGGTTGCCTTTATATTTGACACAGCCGGTGGAGTGTTATTTGCCAAATTCCTTAATTTATTTTTAAAGAACAAGGTAAACCCAATGATTGGTGCTGCCGGAATATCTGCATTCCCTATGTCTGCCAGGGTAATTCAGAAAATGGCAACTAAAGAAGACCCAACCAACTTCATAATTATGCAGTCCATCAGTGCAAATGTATCCGGACAGTTAGGCTCAGTTGTTGCCGGAGGAATGTTGCTTGCTTTAGTACCAGCATTTTTATAA
- a CDS encoding OadG family protein, producing MNWKNIYDGLTISGIGLAGVFTVLIVFYLSTKLMMYLANKFSKPDDGN from the coding sequence ATGAATTGGAAAAATATATACGATGGACTAACTATCTCAGGCATTGGTCTTGCAGGAGTATTCACTGTTTTGATTGTCTTTTATCTGTCTACAAAGCTAATGATGTATTTAGCAAATAAATTTTCAAAGCCTGATGATGGAAATTAG
- a CDS encoding 3'-5' exonuclease, producing MNYIIYDLELNSKPFKSSLPNEIIEIGAVKLDSNLNEFDTFQAFIKPKYFKKLFPVVKRKTKITQEDINSAENFKEVITNFRNWIGDNYILVSWGHDDIHHLVTGCKINKLASNWLKKNIDLQKQVSSIYNVPPGQRYSLENALNILGIEAEENLHRALADARYTAQIFQKTFDSLDLNAFISIEFRKKSKKIPRLKYGNKIKSKLKVDIE from the coding sequence ATGAACTATATAATATACGACCTGGAATTAAACAGTAAGCCGTTTAAAAGTAGTCTTCCAAACGAAATAATCGAAATAGGTGCTGTAAAATTGGACAGTAATCTAAATGAATTTGATACATTCCAGGCTTTTATAAAGCCAAAATATTTCAAAAAATTATTTCCCGTTGTAAAGAGAAAGACAAAAATTACGCAGGAAGATATAAATAGCGCTGAAAACTTTAAAGAAGTAATTACAAATTTCAGAAATTGGATTGGGGACAACTATATATTGGTAAGCTGGGGACATGATGATATACACCATTTGGTTACAGGCTGCAAAATTAACAAACTCGCCTCTAATTGGCTAAAAAAGAATATTGATCTTCAAAAGCAGGTGTCGTCAATTTATAATGTTCCGCCAGGCCAGAGATACAGCCTTGAAAATGCCCTCAATATACTTGGAATAGAAGCTGAAGAAAATTTACACCGTGCTCTTGCTGACGCACGCTATACAGCACAGATTTTTCAAAAGACCTTTGACAGTCTGGATTTAAATGCTTTTATATCAATTGAGTTCAGGAAAAAGTCAAAAAAAATACCCAGACTTAAATACGGAAATAAAATAAAATCAAAACTGAAAGTTGACATTGAATAA
- the pflA gene encoding pyruvate formate-lyase-activating protein translates to MAEIKGRVHSFESFGTLDGPGIRFLVFMQGCPLRCIYCHNRDTWDTNRGKLYTPEEIIDELMKYKNYINFSGGGITVTGGEPTLQAEFVCEVFKQAKKLGVHTALDTSGFVSIEKVRGLLEYTDLVLLDIKHIDEEMHKRITGVENTKCREFALYVSSKGIPIWIRYVLLPGFTDDMEDLEKTAQFIKELKSVEKIEVLPYHSMGAYKWGKMGCEYELNGVREPDVKEVKKAQEILSRGLNKGK, encoded by the coding sequence ATGGCTGAGATTAAAGGCAGGGTTCACTCTTTTGAATCCTTTGGAACATTAGACGGCCCCGGAATAAGATTTTTGGTTTTTATGCAGGGCTGCCCTTTAAGGTGTATTTACTGTCATAACAGAGATACATGGGATACGAACAGGGGAAAACTGTATACTCCGGAAGAAATAATTGATGAACTGATGAAATATAAAAACTATATAAATTTTTCCGGTGGAGGTATAACTGTAACCGGAGGAGAGCCGACGCTTCAGGCGGAATTTGTATGTGAAGTGTTTAAACAGGCTAAAAAACTCGGTGTTCACACAGCGTTAGATACCAGCGGTTTTGTTTCTATAGAAAAGGTTAGGGGATTACTGGAATACACCGACCTGGTATTGCTGGATATAAAGCATATTGATGAAGAAATGCATAAACGGATAACAGGGGTAGAAAACACCAAGTGCAGAGAATTTGCCTTATATGTTTCGTCAAAGGGAATACCTATATGGATAAGGTATGTTTTGCTGCCGGGTTTTACTGACGATATGGAGGATTTGGAAAAAACGGCACAGTTTATTAAAGAACTGAAAAGCGTTGAAAAAATTGAAGTACTTCCGTATCACAGTATGGGTGCCTATAAATGGGGGAAGATGGGATGTGAATATGAACTTAATGGTGTAAGGGAACCGGATGTCAAAGAGGTGAAAAAGGCACAGGAAATTCTTTCGAGAGGTTTGAACAAGGGAAAATAA